A part of Candidatus Zymogenaceae bacterium genomic DNA contains:
- a CDS encoding KpsF/GutQ family sugar-phosphate isomerase, which produces MNPIDEGKTVLDIEQGAIGALRDRLGSEFSRALDLFYETTGRVIITGIGKSGLVGRKIAATLSSTGTPAVYLHPAEGLHGDLGVVTTDDLVVAISYSGESDEILRLFPYFRWVGVKIIGMTGSKDSRLARESDVVLDVWVEKEACPWDIVPTSSTTLMMALGDALAVVLLKMRGFNLEDFAKRHPGGAIGRRVLLSVADLMHAGDECPRVERSTLLKDAIYEMTSKGLGMTTVIGEGGRLSGIVTDGDLRRIFQNHPAPLDMKVGEFIAGKGIPRTIEAEKLAAEALRVMEDNAITSLVVPDDEGRPRGVIHIHDILKAGITL; this is translated from the coding sequence TCCGGGATCGACTGGGGAGTGAGTTCTCCCGTGCCCTGGACCTCTTTTACGAGACGACCGGCCGGGTGATCATCACCGGGATCGGGAAATCGGGACTGGTGGGCAGAAAGATCGCCGCCACCCTTTCCAGTACCGGAACCCCGGCAGTGTATCTCCACCCCGCAGAGGGTCTCCATGGAGATCTGGGGGTGGTAACGACCGACGATCTGGTGGTGGCCATCTCGTACAGCGGCGAGTCCGATGAAATCCTCCGTCTCTTCCCCTATTTTCGCTGGGTGGGCGTCAAGATCATCGGGATGACCGGATCGAAGGACTCCCGCCTGGCCCGGGAATCGGATGTGGTGCTGGATGTGTGGGTCGAAAAGGAGGCGTGTCCCTGGGATATCGTGCCGACTTCCTCCACCACTCTGATGATGGCCCTGGGTGACGCCCTCGCGGTGGTTCTCTTGAAAATGCGGGGGTTCAACCTGGAGGATTTCGCAAAGCGCCATCCGGGAGGGGCCATCGGCCGGCGGGTACTGCTCTCCGTGGCGGATTTGATGCATGCTGGAGACGAGTGCCCCCGGGTGGAACGTTCCACTCTCCTCAAGGATGCAATCTATGAGATGACCTCCAAGGGACTGGGGATGACCACCGTCATCGGCGAGGGGGGGAGACTTTCGGGTATCGTCACCGACGGGGATCTCAGGCGGATATTCCAGAACCATCCGGCCCCACTGGACATGAAGGTTGGGGAGTTCATCGCCGGGAAGGGGATACCTCGGACCATCGAGGCGGAAAAGCTCGCCGCGGAGGCTCTGCGGGTTATGGAGGACAACGCCATCACCTCGCTGGTGGTCCCGGACGATGAGGGCCGTCCCCGGGGCGTCATACACATTCACGATATCCTGAAGGCGGGAATTACCCTATGA